The Neisseria yangbaofengii genome contains a region encoding:
- the pilQ gene encoding type IV pilus secretin PilQ has product MKINRMTKLFAALSMAMAVQAAFAGNITDINVSTLPDNQKIIKIRFDSDITSPTGFVTSTPSRIALDFANTNIQLSQPVLEYSDPLLNQITAAQNNDRARILLGLNKTGQYNTEIRGNEVWVYVSEAADQNMAAPASTYSAPTSAPTPAVARATQTSQVATSANVDFRKGLRNSGVVELSAPTFSGSPDVKQERDRVVITLKNHPLPTQAQRNLDVGDFNTPVQNVTLKRIGNATQLIIRTKGNWDIDTKSAAGRHTFEIVPKAATTESRGLPNNANKSFNGRKISLDFQDIEVRTILQILSKESGMNIVASDTVNGKMTLSLKDVPWDQALDLVMQARNLGMRRQGNIINIAPRDELLAKDKAFLQAEKEIAELGPLLSQTFQLKYKNVEEFRKILRIEENGGSGNSNTRNTLLSNRGSALIDPATNTLIITDNHSVIEKFRKLINELDVPTRQVMVEARIVEADEGFSRDLGVKFGYTGIKGRNTWGSSWSNAVKNTGTAYNNNIAAANAILSGSTTIPALAALEMSPNISLPTTNAATTSIALVRSLASGALGLELAAAEGQNKSKTISNPRVLTQDRKEATIESGTEIPYQEATSSGATSVSFKKAVLGLTVTPNITPDGQIIMTVKINKDTPQNCTVDSLSTMCISTKSLNTQAMVEDGGTLIVGGIYEEENSNTVNKVPLLGDIPVVGNLFKSRSRNEARRELLVFITPRIMDSVGNNLRY; this is encoded by the coding sequence ATGAAAATCAACCGTATGACAAAACTCTTTGCTGCTCTGAGTATGGCAATGGCTGTTCAGGCGGCCTTCGCCGGCAATATCACCGATATCAACGTATCGACTTTGCCTGACAATCAAAAAATCATCAAAATCCGTTTTGATAGCGATATTACCAGCCCTACCGGTTTTGTAACGTCGACACCGTCACGCATTGCCTTGGACTTTGCCAACACCAATATTCAATTATCCCAACCGGTATTAGAATATTCAGACCCTTTATTGAACCAAATTACCGCGGCTCAAAACAACGATCGCGCCCGCATTTTGTTGGGCTTGAACAAAACAGGCCAATACAACACCGAAATCCGTGGTAACGAAGTATGGGTTTATGTCAGCGAAGCCGCTGATCAAAATATGGCTGCGCCGGCAAGCACCTATTCCGCTCCGACATCTGCCCCTACTCCTGCCGTAGCCCGTGCTACTCAAACCAGCCAAGTAGCCACCAGTGCCAATGTTGATTTCCGCAAAGGTTTGCGTAATTCAGGTGTTGTAGAATTATCAGCCCCCACCTTCTCAGGCAGCCCTGACGTGAAACAAGAGCGCGACCGTGTGGTGATTACCTTAAAAAATCACCCTCTACCAACCCAAGCACAACGTAATTTAGATGTGGGAGACTTCAATACACCGGTGCAAAACGTGACTTTAAAACGTATTGGCAATGCAACACAATTGATTATCCGCACCAAAGGCAACTGGGACATTGACACCAAATCTGCTGCCGGTCGCCATACCTTTGAAATCGTACCCAAAGCTGCTACAACCGAAAGCCGCGGCTTGCCCAACAATGCCAACAAATCTTTCAACGGCCGCAAAATTTCTTTGGATTTCCAAGATATAGAAGTCCGTACCATTTTGCAGATTTTGTCTAAAGAATCAGGCATGAATATCGTGGCCAGCGACACGGTTAACGGCAAAATGACTTTATCTTTAAAAGACGTACCTTGGGATCAGGCGTTAGATTTGGTAATGCAGGCGCGTAACTTAGGCATGCGCCGCCAAGGCAATATCATCAATATCGCTCCGCGCGATGAATTATTGGCTAAAGATAAAGCTTTCTTACAAGCAGAAAAAGAGATTGCCGAATTAGGTCCATTATTGTCTCAAACCTTCCAACTGAAATACAAAAACGTTGAAGAATTCCGCAAAATCCTTCGTATTGAAGAAAACGGCGGTAGCGGTAACAGCAATACCCGCAATACCTTGTTAAGCAACCGCGGCAGCGCCTTGATTGACCCTGCCACCAATACTTTGATTATTACCGATAATCACAGCGTGATTGAGAAATTCCGCAAGCTGATTAACGAGCTGGACGTTCCGACACGCCAAGTCATGGTTGAAGCACGAATCGTAGAAGCAGACGAAGGCTTCTCACGCGATTTGGGTGTAAAATTCGGCTATACAGGCATTAAAGGCCGCAATACTTGGGGTTCAAGCTGGTCAAATGCTGTAAAGAATACCGGTACTGCTTACAATAACAATATAGCTGCAGCCAACGCTATTTTAAGCGGTTCTACCACCATCCCTGCTTTGGCCGCTTTGGAAATGAGCCCAAACATTAGCCTGCCAACCACCAATGCAGCAACCACATCAATTGCCTTGGTCCGCTCGCTTGCCTCCGGCGCATTGGGCTTGGAATTAGCCGCAGCCGAAGGCCAAAATAAGAGCAAAACTATTTCCAATCCGCGCGTGCTGACACAAGACCGCAAAGAAGCGACCATCGAATCGGGTACAGAAATTCCTTACCAAGAAGCGACTTCGAGCGGTGCTACCTCGGTATCGTTTAAAAAAGCGGTATTAGGCTTGACGGTAACGCCGAATATCACGCCTGACGGCCAAATCATTATGACGGTGAAAATCAATAAAGATACACCGCAAAACTGTACCGTAGATTCATTGAGCACCATGTGTATCAGCACCAAGAGCCTGAACACGCAAGCCATGGTGGAAGATGGCGGCACCTTGATTGTGGGCGGTATTTACGAGGAAGAAAATTCCAATACTGTCAACAAAGTACCTTTATTGGGCGATATTCCTGTAGTAGGTAACTTGTTCAAATCACGCAGCCGCAATGAAGCGCGCCGTGAATTGCTGGTTTTCATCACGCCGCGCATTATGGATAGCGTAGGCAACAACTTGCGCTACTAA
- a CDS encoding pilus assembly protein PilP — protein sequence MKNTILLLGVFSLAACTPTYDDLSQWMTQTRADAKKHIIPFEEPTVTPPKAYIPPSYSGPNAFDSRRLQNLTAKTGSNAPDLRRTKETLEAFSLENLRYVGSLRNGNRISGFIQAENHVYTVVPGNYIGQNYGKIQRITEDKIIITEMVEDSYGNWIYRTAELPLSSQSDSSNLPQTVTPTAQQSAPVGENAALVTN from the coding sequence ATGAAAAATACTATCTTACTCCTAGGCGTTTTCAGCCTTGCGGCATGCACCCCGACTTATGACGATTTAAGTCAATGGATGACGCAAACCCGCGCAGATGCCAAGAAACACATTATTCCTTTTGAAGAACCGACTGTGACACCGCCTAAAGCGTATATTCCGCCAAGCTATTCCGGCCCGAACGCATTTGACTCCCGCCGTCTGCAAAACTTAACCGCTAAAACCGGCAGCAATGCTCCTGACCTGCGCCGCACCAAGGAGACTTTAGAAGCATTCAGCTTAGAAAATCTTCGTTATGTCGGCAGCTTGCGCAACGGCAACCGCATTTCCGGCTTCATCCAAGCCGAAAATCATGTCTACACCGTCGTACCGGGTAATTACATTGGACAAAATTACGGTAAAATCCAACGGATTACCGAAGATAAAATCATCATTACCGAAATGGTTGAAGACAGTTACGGCAACTGGATTTACCGCACAGCCGAATTGCCTTTAAGCAGCCAATCGGACAGCAGCAACCTGCCGCAAACCGTTACACCTACAGCACAACAATCTGCACCTGTCGGCGAAAATGCTGCGCTTGTTACAAATTAA
- a CDS encoding type 4a pilus biogenesis protein PilO, producing MTAKKLKDIDVQNLYLLSTPAKLVLAALAVLAILVISYFALFKSQLETLAQHEETEVKLKETYTKKSIEAASLNNLQAELTSIRSAFNVLLKQLPTDAEIPTLIQELHQAGSTNGLRLDSVLPQPSVPDGPIEKLPYEIAITGKYNQISQFTRDVGELSRIITLESLKITQSTEDKNSKDGKGDLLTLSATATTYKARPAEEVAAEQQAAEEAKQNGDSGKPQE from the coding sequence ATGACAGCAAAGAAATTAAAAGACATTGATGTTCAAAACCTTTACTTGCTCAGTACACCTGCCAAACTGGTTTTGGCAGCATTGGCGGTTTTAGCAATTTTGGTGATTAGCTACTTTGCCTTATTCAAAAGCCAATTGGAAACATTAGCACAACACGAAGAAACCGAAGTTAAGCTCAAGGAAACTTACACCAAAAAAAGTATTGAGGCTGCCAGCCTGAACAATCTGCAAGCTGAATTAACATCGATTCGCTCTGCATTCAATGTATTGCTCAAACAATTGCCGACTGATGCCGAGATTCCAACACTGATTCAAGAATTGCATCAGGCCGGTTCGACCAACGGTTTACGCTTAGACAGCGTGCTGCCTCAACCGTCGGTACCTGACGGCCCCATTGAAAAGCTGCCTTATGAAATCGCCATTACCGGTAAATACAACCAAATTAGTCAGTTTACCCGTGATGTCGGCGAGCTTTCACGCATTATTACTTTGGAATCCTTGAAAATTACACAATCAACGGAAGACAAAAACAGTAAAGACGGCAAAGGCGACTTACTCACATTGAGCGCAACAGCCACCACCTATAAAGCGCGTCCTGCCGAAGAAGTTGCCGCCGAACAACAAGCAGCCGAAGAAGCCAAGCAAAACGGCGACTCCGGCAAGCCACAAGAATAG
- a CDS encoding PilN domain-containing protein has product MIELIKINLLPYREEIRQRKKQQFKILMLTALLIGLGLSALAYLSINGAIDSQQGRNAFLESEIKKLDDDLGEIKKLQAEKENFLAKKIKVEELQEKRSQAAYIIDTLNVLTPDNTYLTALEAENPTTYKVTGRAISDNKIAVFMRALPSTGVFSQPELLSIKKVENYQEFTLRVLLTQNTAPVANLTASEAALQTTPEQEVK; this is encoded by the coding sequence ATGATTGAACTTATTAAAATCAACCTTCTTCCTTATCGGGAAGAGATTAGACAACGTAAAAAGCAACAGTTCAAAATATTAATGCTGACTGCCTTGCTGATTGGCTTGGGCTTATCAGCATTGGCCTATCTGAGCATTAATGGCGCCATCGACAGCCAGCAAGGCCGCAATGCATTCCTTGAGTCGGAAATCAAAAAACTGGATGACGATTTGGGTGAAATCAAAAAGCTGCAAGCAGAAAAAGAAAATTTCTTAGCCAAGAAAATCAAAGTTGAGGAATTACAGGAAAAACGTTCTCAAGCGGCATACATTATTGATACGCTGAATGTTTTGACACCTGACAATACCTATCTGACTGCTTTGGAAGCTGAGAATCCGACCACCTACAAAGTGACCGGACGTGCTATCAGCGACAACAAAATCGCCGTATTTATGCGCGCATTGCCAAGCACAGGCGTATTCTCTCAACCAGAATTGTTGAGCATCAAAAAAGTAGAAAACTATCAAGAATTTACTCTGCGTGTCTTACTGACTCAAAACACCGCTCCTGTGGCTAACCTTACCGCTTCAGAAGCTGCGCTTCAGACGACACCTGAACAGGAGGTAAAATAA
- the pilM gene encoding type IV pilus assembly protein PilM, which produces MRLSKSTKNTTTKTNKTPSGLGNRVTIGIDISQYAIKMVQLSGRSLNQIQLEKYVITKLPKNIVKGNKIQDYEQLVTYLQHSYTQLRTSCKNFIAAVPQSTATVEQIIYNPKHTDLDLEDFAESEVAKIGPVEEMNYDYQVTGASVSPAGQHMLVVASRKDDIEPRIEMFENAGMDLSAMDLDLLAQRNAYAYWINHHAPELTNEKIAVFGIYATQMYALIMQNGQILYKQETSVSAEQLNQLIQRTYQVTEEKAAQMMVAATQPSDYQTQIADRFNVQVAQEVQRVLQFYYTTQNTETFSNVKHILLTGGPSQQSGLAESIFSQTNTPTQCVHPVAYTERSSKVDLPQLQIDAPSLTMAFGLALRGL; this is translated from the coding sequence ATGCGCTTATCAAAAAGCACTAAAAATACAACTACAAAAACCAATAAAACACCAAGCGGGTTGGGCAACCGTGTTACTATCGGCATAGACATCAGCCAATATGCCATCAAGATGGTCCAGCTGTCAGGACGTAGTTTAAACCAAATTCAGTTGGAAAAATACGTTATCACCAAACTGCCTAAGAATATTGTTAAAGGTAACAAAATTCAAGACTACGAACAACTTGTTACTTATTTGCAACATAGTTATACCCAGCTGCGTACCTCTTGCAAAAATTTCATCGCCGCCGTTCCGCAAAGCACGGCAACCGTAGAACAAATTATCTACAATCCGAAGCACACCGATTTAGATTTGGAAGATTTTGCCGAATCCGAAGTGGCAAAAATCGGGCCGGTTGAAGAGATGAACTACGATTATCAAGTGACCGGTGCTTCTGTTTCCCCTGCTGGCCAACACATGCTGGTGGTGGCCTCACGCAAAGACGACATCGAACCACGCATTGAGATGTTTGAAAATGCAGGCATGGATTTGTCTGCCATGGATTTGGATTTATTGGCTCAGCGCAATGCTTATGCCTACTGGATCAATCACCATGCACCTGAATTGACCAATGAAAAAATCGCCGTATTCGGCATCTATGCCACCCAAATGTATGCGTTGATTATGCAAAACGGCCAGATTCTCTACAAACAAGAAACATCGGTCAGCGCAGAACAATTAAACCAATTAATCCAACGCACTTATCAAGTTACCGAAGAAAAAGCGGCGCAAATGATGGTAGCGGCAACCCAGCCGTCAGATTACCAAACCCAAATCGCCGACCGTTTCAACGTACAGGTTGCGCAAGAAGTACAACGTGTCTTGCAGTTTTACTACACCACGCAAAACACGGAAACCTTCTCAAACGTCAAACACATTTTGCTCACAGGCGGCCCCTCTCAGCAAAGCGGCTTGGCCGAAAGTATTTTCTCGCAAACCAATACGCCGACCCAATGTGTTCATCCAGTGGCCTACACTGAGCGAAGCAGCAAAGTAGATTTACCACAATTACAAATAGATGCGCCATCGTTAACCATGGCTTTCGGATTAGCTTTAAGGGGATTGTAA
- a CDS encoding penicillin-binding protein 1A, producing MIKKIITTCIGLLLGLVLFGIGLIAIAILVTYPKLPSLDTLQHYQPKMPLTVYSSDGEVIGLYGEERREFTKIEDFPKILKDAVVAAEDKRFYEHWGVDVIGVARAVVGNLVAGGVQSGASTITQQVAKNFYLSSERTFTRKFNEALLAYKIEQSLSKDQILELYFNQIYLGQRSYGFTSAAQIYFNKGVKDLSLAEATILAGLPKAPSAYNPIVNPERAKIRQAYILNNMLEEGMITTQQRDKALKEELHYERFVQKIDQSALYVAEMVRQELYEKYGEDAYTQGFKVYTTVSADHQKAATAALRRTLRNFDRGSSYRGAENFIDLSKVDDVEDAVSQHLSTLYTVDGMVPAVVLDTTKKSIQIQLPTGRKVTLNSGALGFAARAVENKKMGNDRIRRGSIIRVKGSGDSWRVVQEPLLQGALVSLDAKTGAVRALVGGYDYHSKTFNRATQAMRQPGSTFKPFVYSAALAKGMTASTQINDAPISLPGKGPNGTVWTPKNSDGRYSGYITLRQALTASKNMVSIRILMSIGVGYAQQYIQRFGFKPSEIPPTLSMALGTGETTPLRMAEGYAVFANGGYRVSAHVIDKIYDSQGRLRAQMQPLVAGENAPQAIDPRNAYIMYKIMQDVVRSGTARSANALGRSDIAGKTGTTNDNKDAWFIGFNPSVVTAVYIGFDKPKSMGRAGYGGTIAVPVWVEYMRFALKGAKVVGMKAPEGTVTKGGEYYMKERQVTSTDLSLDNRGSVPRSNAAPRHTRPATATDREAAPRRSGNEAPRSASAEASLPPNNTNNGGGNKQLDSLF from the coding sequence ATGATTAAAAAGATTATAACTACTTGCATTGGGTTGCTTCTTGGATTGGTGCTTTTTGGTATTGGATTGATTGCAATAGCAATTTTAGTCACTTATCCGAAACTCCCTTCGCTGGATACTTTACAACACTACCAACCGAAAATGCCGCTTACGGTCTATTCTTCAGACGGCGAAGTGATCGGTTTATATGGCGAAGAACGCCGTGAATTTACAAAAATTGAAGATTTCCCTAAAATTCTCAAAGATGCCGTGGTTGCGGCGGAAGACAAGCGCTTTTATGAGCATTGGGGGGTGGATGTAATCGGCGTCGCGCGTGCTGTTGTCGGTAACTTGGTGGCAGGCGGTGTCCAATCCGGCGCCAGTACCATCACACAGCAAGTTGCCAAAAATTTTTATTTAAGTAGCGAACGCACTTTTACCCGTAAATTTAATGAGGCATTGCTGGCTTATAAAATCGAACAATCGCTGAGTAAAGATCAGATTTTGGAGCTTTATTTCAACCAAATCTATTTGGGGCAACGTTCCTATGGTTTTACTTCTGCAGCACAAATCTATTTCAACAAAGGTGTGAAAGATTTGTCTTTAGCCGAGGCGACCATATTGGCCGGTTTGCCTAAAGCACCTTCTGCATACAATCCGATTGTCAATCCGGAGCGTGCCAAAATTCGTCAGGCATATATTTTGAATAACATGCTTGAAGAGGGCATGATTACTACGCAACAACGCGATAAAGCATTGAAAGAAGAGCTGCATTATGAGCGTTTTGTGCAGAAGATTGATCAAAGTGCGTTGTATGTGGCCGAAATGGTGCGTCAAGAGTTGTATGAAAAATATGGTGAAGATGCGTACACGCAAGGCTTTAAGGTATATACCACCGTCAGCGCCGATCATCAAAAAGCAGCAACCGCGGCGTTGCGCCGTACTTTGCGCAACTTTGACCGTGGCAGCAGCTATCGGGGTGCGGAAAATTTTATCGACTTATCCAAAGTCGATGATGTGGAAGACGCGGTCAGCCAACATCTTTCAACACTTTATACCGTAGACGGTATGGTGCCGGCAGTCGTGTTGGATACGACTAAGAAAAGTATTCAGATTCAATTGCCGACTGGCCGTAAAGTGACACTGAATAGCGGCGCATTGGGCTTTGCCGCACGAGCGGTAGAAAATAAAAAAATGGGTAACGACCGTATCCGTCGCGGTTCGATTATTCGCGTGAAAGGCAGCGGCGATAGTTGGCGTGTGGTTCAAGAGCCGTTATTACAAGGTGCGCTGGTATCGTTGGACGCGAAAACCGGTGCGGTACGCGCTTTGGTGGGCGGATATGACTACCACAGCAAAACGTTTAACCGTGCGACTCAAGCCATGCGTCAACCGGGTTCAACGTTTAAACCGTTCGTGTATTCGGCTGCGCTGGCAAAAGGCATGACTGCATCAACTCAAATTAACGATGCGCCGATTTCCTTGCCGGGTAAAGGCCCTAACGGCACGGTATGGACACCTAAAAATTCGGATGGCCGTTACTCGGGCTACATCACTTTGCGCCAAGCACTGACTGCTTCAAAGAATATGGTGTCTATCCGTATTTTGATGTCGATTGGCGTGGGCTATGCGCAACAGTATATTCAGCGTTTTGGCTTTAAGCCGTCTGAAATTCCACCAACTTTGTCGATGGCACTGGGTACCGGTGAAACCACACCGCTGCGCATGGCGGAAGGTTATGCTGTATTTGCCAATGGAGGCTACCGGGTATCGGCGCATGTGATTGACAAGATTTACGACAGTCAAGGGCGTTTGCGTGCGCAGATGCAGCCTTTAGTGGCCGGAGAAAATGCGCCGCAGGCGATTGATCCGCGAAATGCGTACATCATGTATAAAATCATGCAGGATGTGGTGCGTTCCGGTACGGCGCGCAGTGCAAATGCCTTGGGTCGTTCGGATATTGCCGGTAAAACCGGTACCACCAACGACAACAAAGACGCATGGTTTATCGGCTTTAATCCAAGCGTGGTTACTGCGGTGTACATCGGTTTTGATAAACCGAAAAGCATGGGTAGGGCCGGTTATGGCGGTACGATTGCAGTGCCGGTATGGGTTGAATATATGCGATTTGCATTGAAAGGCGCTAAAGTTGTCGGTATGAAAGCGCCGGAAGGTACAGTCACCAAAGGTGGTGAGTACTACATGAAAGAGCGTCAGGTGACCAGCACCGATTTATCGTTGGATAACCGAGGTAGCGTACCGCGCAGTAATGCCGCGCCGCGCCATACCCGTCCGGCAACTGCGACCGATCGTGAGGCCGCGCCGCGCCGTTCAGGCAATGAAGCACCGCGTTCGGCTTCGGCAGAAGCATCGTTGCCGCCGAATAACACCAATAACGGTGGTGGCAACAAACAATTGGATTCATTATTCTGA